A single genomic interval of Peribacillus sp. FSL H8-0477 harbors:
- a CDS encoding beta strand repeat-containing protein — translation MSQPNIPNISPTVSITREDAINLLLVSIAMEELGLAHIINAEGEKIQYALGTLPGLITPASLEDILQVNDSVQDTLELAIKKELLLDSKLKQVTQITSSSSTGPTGATGVTGNTGPTGSTGATGTTGVTGATGNTGASGTTGAAGDTGPTGATGAIGATGATGASGTTGATGDTGATGPTGVTGTTGVTGDTGATGPTGVTGTTGVTGATGDTGATGTIGATGATGDTGATGTTGATGATGDTGATGTTGATGDTGVTGTIGATGVTGDTGATGSTGVTGDTGVTGTIGATGATGDTGATGTIGATGATGDTGATGTIGATGATGVTGTTGVTGDTGATGTTGATGDTGDTGATGTIGATGATGDTGATGTTGATGATGDTGATGDTGATGTTGATGDTGVTGTIGATGVTGDTGATGSTGVTGDTGATGAMGTIGATGATGDTGATGTTGATGATGDTGATGDTGATGTTGATGDTGVTGTIGATGVTGDTGATGSTGVTGDTGATGAMGTTGVTGATGDTGVTGTTGVTGDTGATGTTGATGVTGDTGATGTTGATGVTGDTGATGTIGATGATGDTGATGDTGATGATGATGTIGATGVTGDTGVTGTTGVTGDTGATGTTGATGVTGDTGATGTIGATGATGDTGATGTTGATGATGDTGATGTTGATGATGDTGATGTNGVTGATGPTGVTGTNGATGDTGVTGTTGATGVTGDTGAMGTTGATGVTGDTGATGTTGATGVTGDTGATGPTGATGTIGATGVTGDPGATGPTGTTGFTGATGATGVTGATGATGPTGITGVTGSTGVTGVTGVTGSTGPTGATGATGATGTGATIQNGLFFVNVTSVVNGTAISYSTTFINGTDISHPSNTTFVLATGHIYLVSYTFRATSSLIGNITVTPRINTVFQSRFSGKSVTGTLDANVSVSGTFLANATAGAITLDFLYNGSATTTLSEGSVSIIEVQ, via the coding sequence ATGTCGCAGCCGAATATCCCTAATATTTCCCCTACAGTTTCAATTACAAGAGAGGATGCTATTAACCTACTCTTAGTTTCTATTGCAATGGAAGAATTAGGACTAGCACATATCATTAATGCAGAAGGGGAAAAAATTCAATATGCTCTTGGCACATTACCTGGCTTGATAACACCAGCTTCATTAGAAGATATCTTACAAGTAAATGACAGTGTACAAGATACTCTCGAATTGGCGATTAAAAAAGAACTACTACTGGATAGCAAATTAAAACAAGTGACTCAAATCACTTCCTCTAGCTCTACTGGACCAACCGGTGCTACCGGGGTTACAGGTAACACTGGACCCACTGGATCCACTGGAGCTACTGGAACTACCGGGGTTACTGGAGCAACCGGCAACACTGGAGCTTCGGGAACTACCGGGGCTGCTGGAGACACTGGACCCACTGGAGCTACTGGAGCTATCGGGGCTACTGGAGCTACTGGAGCTTCGGGAACTACCGGGGCTACTGGTGACACTGGAGCAACTGGACCCACTGGAGTTACGGGAACTACCGGGGTTACTGGTGACACTGGAGCAACTGGACCCACTGGAGTTACGGGAACTACCGGGGTTACTGGAGCAACCGGTGACACTGGAGCTACGGGAACTATCGGGGCTACTGGAGCAACCGGTGACACTGGAGCTACGGGAACTACCGGAGCTACTGGAGCAACCGGCGACACTGGAGCTACGGGAACTACCGGGGCTACTGGTGACACTGGAGTTACGGGAACTATCGGGGCTACTGGAGTAACCGGTGACACTGGAGCTACGGGATCTACCGGGGTTACTGGTGACACTGGAGTTACGGGAACTATCGGGGCTACTGGAGCAACTGGTGACACTGGAGCTACGGGAACTATCGGGGCTACTGGAGCAACCGGTGACACTGGAGCTACGGGAACTATCGGGGCTACTGGAGCAACTGGAGTTACGGGAACTACCGGGGTTACTGGTGACACTGGAGCTACGGGAACTACCGGGGCTACTGGTGACACTGGTGACACTGGAGCTACGGGAACTATCGGGGCTACTGGAGCAACCGGTGACACTGGAGCTACGGGAACTACCGGAGCTACTGGAGCAACCGGCGACACTGGAGCAACCGGCGACACTGGAGCTACGGGAACTACCGGGGCTACTGGTGACACTGGAGTTACGGGAACTATCGGGGCTACTGGAGTAACCGGTGACACTGGAGCTACGGGATCTACCGGGGTTACTGGTGACACTGGAGCAACTGGAGCTATGGGAACTATCGGGGCTACTGGAGCAACCGGTGACACTGGAGCTACGGGAACTACCGGAGCTACTGGAGCAACCGGCGACACTGGAGCAACCGGCGACACTGGAGCTACGGGAACTACCGGGGCTACTGGTGACACTGGAGTTACGGGAACTATCGGGGCTACTGGAGTAACCGGTGACACTGGAGCTACGGGATCTACCGGGGTTACTGGTGACACTGGAGCAACTGGAGCTATGGGAACTACCGGGGTTACTGGAGCTACCGGTGACACTGGAGTTACGGGAACTACCGGGGTTACTGGTGACACTGGAGCTACGGGAACTACCGGGGCTACTGGAGTAACCGGTGACACTGGAGCTACGGGAACTACCGGGGCTACTGGAGTAACCGGTGACACTGGAGCTACGGGAACTATCGGGGCTACTGGAGCAACCGGTGACACTGGAGCTACCGGTGACACTGGAGCAACTGGAGCAACTGGAGCTACGGGAACTATCGGGGCTACTGGAGTAACCGGCGACACTGGAGTTACGGGAACTACCGGGGTTACTGGTGACACTGGAGCTACGGGAACTACCGGGGCTACTGGAGTAACCGGTGACACTGGAGCTACGGGAACTATCGGGGCTACTGGAGCAACCGGTGACACTGGAGCTACGGGAACTACCGGAGCTACTGGAGCAACCGGCGACACTGGAGCTACGGGAACTACCGGGGCCACAGGAGCAACCGGTGACACTGGAGCTACGGGAACTAACGGAGTTACTGGAGCAACTGGACCCACTGGAGTTACGGGAACTAACGGGGCCACAGGTGATACTGGAGTTACGGGAACTACCGGGGCTACTGGAGTAACTGGTGACACTGGAGCTATGGGAACTACCGGGGCTACTGGAGTAACTGGTGACACTGGAGCTACGGGAACTACCGGGGCTACTGGAGTAACCGGCGACACTGGAGCAACTGGACCCACTGGAGCTACGGGAACTATCGGGGCTACTGGTGTAACAGGTGACCCAGGAGCCACGGGGCCTACTGGTACTACTGGATTTACTGGGGCAACAGGCGCTACTGGTGTAACAGGTGCTACCGGCGCTACTGGACCTACTGGTATTACTGGTGTTACCGGCTCTACTGGTGTTACTGGTGTGACTGGTGTTACCGGCTCTACTGGACCTACTGGTGCTACTGGTGCTACTGGTGCTACCGGGACAGGTGCTACAATACAAAACGGACTATTTTTTGTTAATGTAACATCTGTAGTAAATGGCACAGCCATTTCATATTCAACCACGTTTATTAATGGCACTGACATTTCTCACCCTTCAAACACAACCTTTGTACTAGCAACTGGGCACATTTATTTGGTTTCGTATACTTTCAGAGCAACTAGTTCTTTAATTGGAAATATTACTGTTACACCTAGAATTAATACGGTATTTCAGAGTCGTTTTTCAGGTAAATCAGTTACTGGAACTTTAGATGCTAATGTTAGCGTATCAGGAACGTTCTTAGCTAATGCTACCGCAGGTGCCATTACATTAGATTTTCTTTATAATGGATCAGCAACTACCACTTTGTCTGAGGGTTCTGTTTCGATTATTGAAGTTCAGTAA
- a CDS encoding DMT family transporter: MGTFMILFTLIGGITLSAQSSINGTFSKKAGTIETTFLTFLTGTMFLTIFILFFGSGNVLGILEAPKWQLSAAFLGTMYLLLTVMAVPRIGVIATNISGIAGQLIIGVIIDHFGWFNSLVIELDMKRVFAILFMIIALYFIYKGNLRSKEESKI; the protein is encoded by the coding sequence ATGGGGACATTTATGATTTTATTTACATTGATTGGCGGTATTACATTAAGTGCACAATCATCTATAAATGGTACATTTAGTAAAAAAGCCGGAACAATTGAAACAACATTTTTAACCTTTCTCACTGGAACAATGTTTCTGACTATTTTCATTCTATTTTTTGGCAGTGGAAATGTGCTTGGAATTCTAGAAGCACCTAAATGGCAATTAAGTGCAGCATTTTTAGGCACTATGTATTTACTTCTGACCGTCATGGCAGTTCCTAGAATTGGGGTAATCGCAACTAATATTTCTGGTATAGCTGGTCAACTTATAATTGGTGTCATAATTGATCATTTTGGATGGTTCAATAGTTTAGTCATAGAATTAGATATGAAACGTGTTTTCGCAATACTATTTATGATTATTGCCCTTTATTTTATCTATAAAGGGAATTTACGCTCGAAAGAAGAATCAAAAATATAA
- a CDS encoding DMT family transporter — MRFLSYLLALLAGAALSFEGAIYAELGKSIGQIETSFYNFFMGSIIMGLLWLFFGKGRISYTLEAPKWSLLGGVLGVVYLTSIVVSVPYVGVGITMVAVIIGQLVMSMVIEHFGWLGSKKTKINKEKIFAVISMIIALILIN, encoded by the coding sequence ATGCGCTTTTTATCTTATCTACTAGCTCTATTGGCTGGTGCAGCACTTAGCTTTGAAGGAGCTATCTATGCTGAATTAGGAAAATCAATTGGACAAATAGAAACAAGTTTTTATAACTTCTTTATGGGCTCAATTATCATGGGGCTTTTGTGGCTGTTTTTTGGAAAAGGAAGGATTTCCTATACATTGGAAGCACCTAAATGGTCATTACTTGGAGGGGTCTTAGGTGTGGTTTATTTAACTTCCATTGTGGTTAGTGTCCCATACGTTGGTGTTGGTATAACAATGGTGGCTGTAATTATCGGACAATTAGTCATGAGTATGGTTATTGAACATTTTGGATGGCTAGGCAGTAAAAAAACTAAAATTAATAAAGAAAAGATATTTGCAGTGATTTCAATGATTATTGCACTTATATTAATCAACTAG
- a CDS encoding ArsR/SmtB family transcription factor, with translation MKPIDVFKALSNETRLHILEWLKEPEKHFPKQGAHLPKEVSYKGGVCVGDIQEKAKVSQSTVSSYLNMMQKAGLLESIRHGQWTYYRRNEEFIQQLAHYFRTEI, from the coding sequence ATGAAACCTATTGATGTTTTCAAAGCGTTATCAAATGAAACAAGACTCCACATTTTGGAGTGGTTAAAGGAACCAGAGAAGCACTTCCCAAAACAAGGCGCTCACCTACCAAAGGAGGTAAGTTATAAGGGTGGAGTATGTGTGGGGGATATTCAAGAAAAAGCCAAAGTTTCTCAATCTACCGTTTCTAGCTACTTAAACATGATGCAAAAAGCTGGTCTACTTGAATCGATACGTCATGGACAATGGACTTACTATAGGCGAAATGAAGAATTTATTCAACAGTTAGCTCATTATTTTCGAACAGAGATCTAA
- a CDS encoding MFS transporter, translating into MTNKSKKGIHYAWFVLLGVAIMMGFARGGINNATGLFLTPVSDDLGMSLSSLSLYVSIMSIVTMIFLPFAGKLIAKADIRIILIAGVIFHAGAFAAMGFMNSVWGWYILAIPCAIGYVIVAQIAGPVIINNWFKKSKGLALGIMMATVGAFGAFIAPWIGNLIANEGWRSAYTTSGLLLGAGAIIVIVLFIRFAPGKKGAYGDDEGNTENKEVNAANEEANKGIASNIAKKSPAFFALMAFFFFLTSVAAFAQHVPTFAITKGFDTAFGGTLMGLFMVGLLIGSLTFGFLADKIGAKGTTFVALISGLVTFVLFLLFGEIKVMIMIGAIIFGFLSSSIGTLGPLLTISLFGNKNYADIYATASVGLAVAGIVALPLYSLIKDLTNSYTIVLIAIIVMIMISMLLVTVAFKQKEKLVKAGHWN; encoded by the coding sequence ATGACAAACAAGTCAAAAAAAGGGATTCATTATGCTTGGTTCGTTCTATTAGGTGTTGCTATCATGATGGGCTTTGCTCGTGGTGGTATTAACAACGCAACAGGTTTATTCTTAACGCCTGTTTCAGATGACTTAGGTATGAGTTTATCCAGCTTATCTTTATACGTATCGATTATGTCAATCGTAACAATGATTTTCTTACCGTTTGCTGGTAAGTTAATTGCAAAAGCGGATATCCGTATTATTTTAATCGCAGGGGTTATCTTCCACGCCGGCGCATTTGCTGCAATGGGCTTCATGAACAGCGTATGGGGCTGGTACATACTTGCAATTCCTTGTGCAATTGGTTACGTTATCGTTGCACAAATTGCTGGTCCAGTCATCATTAACAACTGGTTCAAAAAATCTAAAGGTTTAGCATTGGGTATCATGATGGCGACAGTTGGTGCATTCGGTGCGTTTATCGCTCCTTGGATCGGTAACTTAATCGCGAATGAAGGCTGGCGTTCAGCTTACACTACTTCTGGGCTACTATTAGGTGCAGGAGCAATTATCGTAATTGTATTATTCATCCGTTTCGCCCCAGGTAAAAAAGGTGCATATGGTGATGACGAAGGAAATACAGAAAATAAAGAAGTAAACGCAGCAAATGAAGAAGCAAACAAAGGGATCGCATCTAATATTGCGAAAAAATCACCTGCGTTCTTCGCATTAATGGCCTTCTTTTTCTTCTTAACATCTGTTGCTGCATTCGCACAACACGTACCGACTTTCGCAATTACCAAAGGATTCGATACTGCATTTGGCGGTACCTTAATGGGTCTATTCATGGTTGGTTTATTAATAGGTTCATTAACATTCGGTTTCTTAGCTGATAAAATAGGTGCAAAAGGCACTACTTTCGTAGCCTTAATTTCCGGTTTAGTAACATTCGTTTTATTCCTGTTATTCGGTGAGATTAAAGTAATGATTATGATTGGTGCTATTATTTTTGGTTTCTTATCATCATCAATCGGTACATTGGGTCCACTGCTTACGATTTCATTATTCGGTAACAAAAACTACGCAGATATTTATGCTACCGCTTCTGTAGGTTTAGCGGTTGCAGGAATTGTAGCGTTACCACTTTATTCATTAATAAAAGATTTAACCAATTCTTATACCATTGTACTAATCGCGATTATCGTGATGATTATGATCTCCATGTTATTAGTAACGGTTGCCTTCAAGCAAAAAGAAAAATTAGTGAAGGCAGGTCACTGGAACTAA
- the adhE gene encoding bifunctional acetaldehyde-CoA/alcohol dehydrogenase, translated as MSTKLNVIQEKQPVTPMIDELVANGLSALKEFSHFTQEMIDDVVKEMALAGMDQHMQLAKMAFEETKRGVYEDKIIKNMFATEFVYHNIKYDKTVGIINENTNEGIIEIAEPVGVIAGVTPVTNPTSTTMFKALISIKTRNPIIFAFHPSAQKSSSEAARILRDAAVKAGAPKNCIQWIEKPSIDATQGLMNHPKISLILATGGSGMVKSAYSSGKPALGVGPGNVPCYIEKTANVLQAVNDLILSKTFDNGMICASEQAVIIDKEIYSEVKQELASNNCHFLTPEERQKVETLVINEQTCAVNAAIVGMPAYKIAEMAGVTVPEHTKILIAELEGVGPQFPLSREKLSPVLACYKVNSLEEGLERSEEMLMFGGTGHSAVIHTSDDTVIREFGLRMKAGRIIVNAPSSQGAIGDLYNAYMPSLTLGCGTYGGNSVSTNVGVINLINIKKVARRNNNMQWFKVPSKIYFEKNSVQYLAKMPNITKALIVTDPAMVELGYVDKVLYYLRKRPDYIHCQIFSDVEPDPSLETVEKGAEMMDKFQPDVIIALGGGSVMDAAKGMQLFFEYPEMEFFGIKQKFLDIRKRIVKYPKLGVNAQFVAIPTTSGTGSEVTSFAVITDKVANIKYPLADYELTPDVAIIDPQFVMTVPKVITADTGMDVLTHAVEAYVSCMANDYTDGLAIKAIQLIFEYLPIAYKDGSNELAREKVHNASTIAGMAFANAFLGINHSLAHKLGPEFHIAHGRANAILLPHVIRYNATKPTKFTAFPKYNHFIADKRYAEIAKMLGLPARTTEEGVESLIQAIIKLAKEMNIPMSIEQNGVDLADFESKVEYLADRAFEDQCTTANPKLPLVTELTEVYRLAFKGV; from the coding sequence ATGTCAACTAAATTAAATGTCATTCAGGAAAAACAACCTGTCACCCCTATGATTGATGAATTAGTCGCTAACGGATTATCCGCTCTGAAAGAGTTCAGTCATTTTACTCAGGAAATGATTGATGATGTAGTTAAAGAAATGGCTCTTGCAGGTATGGATCAGCATATGCAACTAGCCAAAATGGCTTTTGAGGAAACTAAAAGAGGCGTTTATGAAGATAAAATTATCAAGAATATGTTCGCTACTGAATTTGTATACCATAATATTAAATACGATAAAACGGTCGGAATTATCAACGAAAATACGAATGAAGGAATAATCGAAATTGCCGAACCAGTTGGCGTCATTGCTGGTGTTACACCTGTGACAAATCCCACTTCAACAACGATGTTTAAGGCTTTAATCTCAATCAAAACCAGGAACCCGATTATCTTTGCCTTCCATCCCTCTGCACAGAAGAGCAGTAGTGAAGCTGCAAGAATTCTTCGGGACGCTGCGGTTAAAGCAGGTGCCCCTAAGAACTGTATTCAATGGATTGAGAAACCGTCAATCGATGCTACTCAAGGACTTATGAACCATCCGAAGATTTCATTAATCTTAGCTACTGGTGGTTCAGGAATGGTCAAATCTGCATACAGTTCAGGAAAACCTGCTCTTGGAGTTGGACCTGGTAATGTTCCTTGTTATATTGAAAAAACGGCAAATGTTCTTCAAGCAGTAAATGATTTAATTCTCTCAAAGACGTTCGATAATGGGATGATTTGTGCCTCAGAACAAGCGGTAATTATCGATAAAGAAATTTATTCTGAAGTCAAACAAGAACTAGCATCAAATAACTGCCACTTTCTTACTCCAGAAGAAAGACAAAAAGTAGAGACATTAGTCATTAATGAACAAACCTGCGCAGTAAATGCAGCAATTGTCGGTATGCCTGCCTACAAAATTGCTGAAATGGCTGGAGTTACAGTACCAGAGCATACGAAAATTCTGATTGCTGAATTAGAAGGAGTAGGGCCGCAATTTCCTTTATCCCGGGAAAAACTAAGTCCTGTACTTGCTTGTTATAAAGTGAACAGCCTAGAAGAAGGCTTAGAACGGTCTGAAGAAATGCTAATGTTTGGTGGAACTGGTCACTCAGCTGTCATTCATACTTCAGATGATACGGTTATTAGAGAATTTGGTTTACGAATGAAAGCGGGACGGATCATCGTAAATGCACCATCTTCACAAGGTGCCATTGGAGATTTATACAATGCTTATATGCCGTCACTTACACTTGGCTGCGGTACCTACGGAGGCAACTCCGTATCAACAAATGTGGGAGTAATTAACTTAATCAATATAAAAAAGGTAGCGAGAAGGAATAATAATATGCAATGGTTTAAAGTCCCTTCCAAAATTTATTTTGAAAAAAATTCCGTTCAATACCTTGCTAAAATGCCGAATATTACCAAGGCATTAATTGTAACCGACCCGGCAATGGTTGAGTTAGGTTATGTAGATAAGGTTCTTTATTACCTTAGAAAACGTCCAGACTATATTCATTGCCAAATTTTCTCTGATGTTGAACCAGATCCATCTCTTGAGACCGTTGAAAAAGGCGCGGAAATGATGGATAAATTCCAACCCGATGTTATCATTGCTCTTGGTGGCGGTTCCGTGATGGATGCAGCTAAAGGCATGCAGTTATTCTTTGAATATCCTGAAATGGAGTTCTTCGGCATAAAACAAAAGTTCCTTGATATTCGTAAACGAATTGTTAAGTATCCGAAACTTGGGGTTAACGCTCAATTTGTTGCGATTCCGACCACATCTGGTACTGGTTCTGAAGTTACATCTTTTGCTGTTATTACAGATAAAGTTGCCAATATTAAATATCCATTAGCGGATTATGAACTAACACCTGATGTGGCAATTATTGATCCCCAATTTGTCATGACTGTACCTAAGGTCATTACTGCAGATACAGGTATGGATGTTCTAACACATGCTGTAGAAGCCTATGTATCTTGTATGGCGAATGACTATACAGACGGATTGGCCATAAAAGCTATACAGCTAATCTTTGAATACTTGCCAATAGCATATAAAGATGGAAGTAATGAATTAGCACGCGAAAAAGTGCATAATGCTTCTACAATTGCCGGGATGGCATTTGCGAATGCATTTTTAGGTATTAATCATAGTCTTGCCCACAAGCTTGGACCTGAATTTCATATCGCCCATGGACGGGCAAATGCGATTTTATTACCGCATGTTATTCGCTATAATGCGACAAAACCAACTAAATTCACAGCGTTCCCGAAATATAACCACTTCATTGCTGACAAGCGCTATGCAGAAATAGCCAAGATGCTCGGGCTTCCTGCACGCACAACAGAAGAAGGAGTAGAAAGTCTTATACAGGCGATTATAAAGTTAGCTAAAGAGATGAATATTCCGATGAGTATTGAACAGAATGGTGTCGATCTGGCTGATTTCGAAAGCAAGGTTGAATACTTAGCCGATCGGGCATTTGAAGATCAGTGCACAACGGCTAATCCAAAGCTTCCCCTCGTAACTGAATTAACCGAGGTTTATCGTCTAGCCTTTAAAGGCGTCTAA